A single Tachypleus tridentatus isolate NWPU-2018 chromosome 9, ASM421037v1, whole genome shotgun sequence DNA region contains:
- the LOC143224903 gene encoding uncharacterized protein LOC143224903 isoform X2, which yields MKSLFFLIICVAIVYFLINTLSVMLLVEFASQLSSGVIHSELIGQKIRNIFTLNKSSKTRLSPWYINVRIWKNYINPPGPLTFIQQQHDGWLDTWEAVTNTVSIYSAYWDSRPRESSATPVIRIIGRLSTQYWRDNTERMISDLKCVLRYADMLSTRFSTTWTHGVKPIFLKMEKYQWHEVSVEFVCNPKNNQHVPREVTIIRNNDSLSKALWIRVHNMDDVKRTEYSPNEIAVCIKPLTELHNSTFQVAEFLAYYLSVGAKRFTFYDLGITYKVRELLYQLSHNGVAIDILPWYPLLLNILEGLKTSFHLPRRHGTWVASIQDCILRHSYRYGLVVVVDVDQFIVPQVPEISSLQELVTQLQNPAGYEAFQYGEYRFLHAHFCLNYPSFYGKFPQLHTLTKVERRQVSEGYWGSKYIARPELVDRVAGFSTTSQLGKAMIRYVKRTEALLHHYRNSSPLYKCGDYRQGKEAGLVVYDATLPSHFGKP from the coding sequence ttatctgTAATGCTCCTTGTAGAATTCGCTAGTCAGCTGAGCTCTGGCGTCATTCATTCTGAGCTTATTGGTCAAAAAATACGTAATATTTTCACTCTCAATAAAAGCAGTAAGACCAGACTGTCTCCCTGGTACATTAACGTTCGTATCTGGAAAAATTACATAAACCCACCAGGACCACTGACCTTCATCCAACAACAACACGATGGTTGGCTGGATACTTGGGAAGCAGTGACCAACACGGTCAGCATTTATTCAGCCTACTGGGACTCGAGACCTAGAGAGTCATCGGCCACACCAGTGATACGAATTATTGGTCGTCTTAGTACTCAATATTGGCGGGATAACACAGAGCGTATGATTAGTGACTTGAAATGCGTATTACGTTATGCAGATATGCTATCTACAAGATTTTCAACCACATGGACTCACGGAgttaaaccaatatttttaaaaatggaaaagtATCAATGGCATGAAGTCTCTGTTGAATTTGTTTGTAACCCAAAGAATAACCAACACGTTCCTCGTGAAGTAACAATTATAAGAAATAACGACTCACTCTCTAAGGCACTGTGGATACGTGTTCATAATATGGATGACGTAAAACGTACAGAATATTCCCCAAACGAGATAGCAGTCTGTATTAAGCCTTTAACTGAACTTCATAATTCAACTTTTCAGGTAGCAGAGTTCTTAGCTTACTATCTCAGCGTTGGAGCCAAAAGATTTACTTTCTATGATCTCGGTATAACTTACAAAGTTCGAGAACTCTTGTATCAGCTATCCCACAATGGAGTTGCTATCGACATTCTTCCTTGGTACCCTCtcttactaaatattttagaagGGCTCAAGACAAGCTTTCATTTGCCACGGCGACATGGCACCTGGGTGGCTAGTATTCAAGACTGTATATTACGTCACTCTTATAGATATGGGTTAGTGGTTGTTGTTGATGTTGATCAGTTTATTGTCCCCCAGGTACCTGAAATTAGTTCTTTACAAGAATTAGTAACTCAACTACAGAATCCTGCTGGATACGAAGCTTTTCAGTATGGAGAATATCGTTTTCTTCACGCCCACTTCTGTTTAAATTATCCATCCTTCTATGGTAAGTTTCCTCAATTACATACCCTGACTAAAGTTGAGAGAAGGCAAGTATCTGAGGGTTATTGGGGATCAAAGTACATAGCTCGTCCAGAGCTGGTAGATCGAGTGGCAGGGTTCAGTACAACAAGCCAACTTGGTAAAGCTATGATTAGGTACGTCAAAAGAACAGAGGCTTTACTCCATCACTATAGAAATTCTAGTCCACTATACAAGTGTGGTGACTATCGCCAGGGAAAAGAAGCAGGCCTAGTAGTGTATGATGCCACTTTGCCAAGTCACTTTGGAAAGCCATAA